The following are from one region of the Amycolatopsis sp. QT-25 genome:
- a CDS encoding 8-amino-7-oxononanoate synthase produces the protein MTSPGPAPQHLPPDQVFDWLDVEAEKRAEAGLVRKLRIRQAREPELDLAGNDYLGLARDKRVAGAAAAAALRWGAGATGSRLVSGTTEIHAELEHELARFCGTQAALVFSSGFTANLGAVTALSGADSAIVTDKYIHASLIEGCRLSRSDIAAVAHSDPNAFKHALATRRKPRALVVTDSVFSVDGDLAPLEQLAGVCREHGASLLVDDAHGFGVLGEGGRGAVHAAGLSGAPDVVTTITLSKSLGAQGGAVLGPRRVIKHLVDTARSFIFDTGLAPASAAAALAALTALKAEPELATKVTEAAGNLAMHLKSAGFRVGLPDAAVISVQAPSPESAVAWAAACADQGVRVGCFRPPSVPDGISRLRLTARADLTETDVDRAVGVITAAAPPGATS, from the coding sequence GTGACTTCTCCCGGCCCCGCTCCGCAGCACCTCCCGCCCGACCAGGTCTTCGACTGGCTCGACGTGGAGGCCGAGAAGCGGGCCGAGGCCGGGCTGGTGCGCAAGCTGCGCATCCGGCAGGCGCGGGAACCGGAGCTGGACCTCGCGGGCAACGACTATCTCGGGCTCGCCAGGGACAAGCGGGTCGCCGGTGCGGCCGCGGCGGCCGCGCTGCGCTGGGGCGCCGGCGCGACGGGCTCCCGTCTCGTCTCCGGCACCACCGAGATCCACGCCGAACTCGAGCACGAGCTCGCCCGCTTCTGCGGCACGCAGGCGGCGCTGGTCTTCTCGTCCGGTTTCACCGCGAACCTCGGCGCCGTCACGGCCCTGTCCGGCGCGGATTCGGCGATCGTCACGGACAAGTACATCCATGCCTCGCTGATCGAGGGCTGCCGCCTGTCCCGTTCGGACATCGCCGCCGTCGCGCACAGCGATCCGAACGCCTTCAAGCACGCGCTGGCGACCCGCCGCAAACCGCGCGCGCTCGTCGTCACCGATTCCGTCTTCTCCGTCGACGGTGACCTCGCCCCGCTGGAGCAGCTCGCCGGTGTCTGCCGGGAGCACGGCGCCTCACTGCTCGTCGACGACGCGCACGGTTTCGGCGTCCTCGGCGAGGGCGGCCGCGGGGCCGTCCACGCGGCGGGGCTCTCCGGCGCGCCGGACGTCGTCACCACCATCACGCTCTCGAAATCCCTTGGCGCACAAGGCGGAGCGGTGCTCGGGCCGCGTCGCGTGATCAAACATCTGGTGGACACGGCGCGCAGTTTCATCTTCGACACCGGCCTCGCGCCCGCCAGCGCCGCCGCCGCGCTGGCCGCGCTCACCGCGTTGAAGGCCGAGCCGGAGCTGGCCACGAAGGTGACCGAAGCCGCCGGAAACCTCGCGATGCACCTGAAGTCGGCGGGTTTCCGGGTCGGTCTCCCGGACGCCGCGGTGATCTCGGTGCAGGCGCCGTCGCCGGAATCGGCCGTCGCGTGGGCGGCCGCTTGCGCCGATCAGGGGGTGCGGGTCGGCTGCTTCCGCCCGCCGTCCGTGCCCGACGGCATCTCCCGCCTGCGCCTGACCGCACGGGCCGACCTCACCGAGACCGACGTGGACCGCGCGGTCGGGGTGATCACGGCCGCGGCGCCTCCCGGCGCCACATCGTGA
- a CDS encoding FCD domain-containing protein, whose amino-acid sequence MPLATTRRAGLVDQVIEQLRDAVTQGEWPIGQRIPTEPELAGQLGVGRNTVREAVRALAHTGLLEVRQGDGTYVRATSEVSGAIRRLCGSELREVLQVRRILEVEGARLAAAARTAEEVAELRSLLGRRNAELRQGHWEDFARLDAEFHFAVVQSGHNTLLTEMYRGLTEVITASVAATSNVTPGGEFLPEIGHEGLAEAIADGDADRAASEACGFLDELLARVERDER is encoded by the coding sequence GTGCCATTGGCCACCACGCGCCGTGCCGGCCTGGTCGATCAGGTCATCGAGCAGCTGCGTGACGCCGTCACGCAAGGAGAATGGCCCATCGGTCAGCGGATTCCGACCGAACCGGAGCTGGCAGGACAGCTCGGCGTCGGGCGCAACACCGTCCGCGAGGCCGTTCGCGCGCTCGCGCACACGGGGTTGCTCGAAGTCCGGCAGGGCGACGGAACCTACGTGCGGGCGACGAGCGAGGTCTCGGGCGCCATCCGGCGGTTGTGCGGATCGGAACTGCGCGAGGTGCTGCAGGTGCGGCGCATCCTCGAGGTCGAAGGCGCCCGGCTCGCGGCGGCGGCACGGACCGCGGAGGAAGTCGCCGAGCTGCGCTCCTTGCTCGGCCGCCGCAACGCCGAGCTCCGCCAGGGCCATTGGGAGGATTTCGCCCGCCTGGACGCGGAATTCCACTTCGCCGTCGTCCAAAGTGGACACAACACCCTGCTGACCGAGATGTACCGGGGGCTCACCGAGGTGATAACGGCCAGCGTGGCCGCGACGTCGAACGTGACGCCGGGAGGCGAGTTCCTGCCGGAGATAGGGCACGAGGGGCTCGCCGAGGCCATCGCCGACGGCGACGCGGACCGGGCCGCCAGCGAGGCGTGCGGTTTCCTGGACGAACTGCTGGCCAGGGTGGAGCGGGACGAGCGCTGA
- a CDS encoding MFS transporter, translating to MRVNSRKSASSFDESLELEGSIETEWRPGVITGGVLLGVAVILVALNLRPAITSVGPILGEMRDDLGATATWAGVLTTLPGLCFAGAGFAAPALARRFGVGAAIAAALSVLGVGLVLRVLDGPYVVLGGTLVATAGIALANVLIPVVIKDSFPARVGMMTGVYTAALQGGGALGSALTPPLESAFGGWRQGLGAWSVLAVLALLVWILAARGAGRVPVPEAGKQGSGRSLLRSPLAWMVTLFFGTQAFLAYVVMGWLPEVMIDAGVSKGDSGLLLGLISLIAVPISLVVAPMAARHRSQSPWIVGLGVPGFVGMVGMMVAPAASPLLWCLLIGLGMSVFSLALTVIALRARSGADTARLSGMAQGIGYLMAAVGPFLFGLLHDLTHAWTVPWIMMLVVFAAQMTFGALAGRRRFV from the coding sequence GTGCGTGTCAACTCCCGAAAATCCGCTTCCTCGTTCGACGAAAGCCTTGAACTCGAAGGTTCGATCGAAACGGAGTGGCGGCCGGGGGTGATCACCGGCGGCGTCCTGCTCGGTGTCGCGGTGATCCTGGTGGCCCTCAATCTGCGCCCGGCGATCACCAGCGTCGGCCCGATCCTCGGCGAGATGCGCGACGACCTCGGTGCCACGGCGACCTGGGCCGGCGTGCTCACCACGCTCCCCGGCCTGTGTTTCGCCGGCGCCGGATTCGCCGCGCCCGCGCTGGCCCGCCGGTTCGGCGTCGGCGCGGCCATCGCGGCCGCCCTGTCGGTGCTGGGCGTCGGCCTGGTGCTGCGCGTGCTCGACGGACCGTACGTCGTACTCGGGGGAACACTGGTCGCCACGGCGGGGATCGCCTTGGCGAACGTGCTGATCCCGGTCGTCATCAAGGACTCCTTCCCGGCACGTGTCGGCATGATGACCGGCGTGTACACCGCCGCTCTGCAGGGCGGGGGCGCCTTGGGATCCGCGCTCACCCCTCCCCTGGAGAGCGCGTTCGGCGGCTGGCGCCAAGGTCTCGGCGCCTGGTCGGTGCTGGCGGTGCTCGCACTCCTCGTCTGGATTCTCGCAGCCCGCGGTGCGGGACGGGTGCCCGTTCCGGAGGCAGGCAAGCAGGGTAGCGGGCGATCGTTGCTGCGAAGCCCCCTTGCCTGGATGGTCACGCTTTTCTTCGGTACTCAGGCCTTTTTGGCCTACGTCGTGATGGGCTGGCTGCCGGAGGTGATGATCGACGCGGGGGTGAGCAAGGGTGATTCCGGGCTGCTGCTCGGGTTGATCTCGCTCATCGCCGTTCCGATCAGTCTCGTGGTGGCGCCGATGGCCGCGCGGCACCGCAGCCAGAGCCCCTGGATCGTCGGGCTGGGCGTTCCCGGTTTCGTCGGCATGGTCGGCATGATGGTCGCTCCCGCCGCCTCGCCCCTGTTGTGGTGCCTTCTCATCGGGCTCGGGATGAGCGTCTTCTCGCTCGCGTTGACGGTGATCGCGCTCCGGGCGCGCTCCGGTGCGGACACCGCGCGGTTGTCGGGGATGGCCCAGGGTATCGGTTACCTGATGGCGGCCGTCGGACCCTTCCTGTTCGGGCTGCTCCACGATCTCACGCACGCCTGGACCGTTCCCTGGATCATGATGCTCGTGGTCTTCGCCGCCCAAATGACCTTCGGGGCTCTCGCCGGTCGTCGCCGCTTCGTCTGA
- a CDS encoding GNAT family N-acetyltransferase → MDVSTDTPITETTSFPLSVAGDEITAAQLHGILRLRVDVFVVEQDCAYHEIDGRDLLPGTRHLWIGGSVAVDSYLRVLQDAGGTFRIGRVCTAVRSRGKGLAGRLMETALAGIGDAPCVLDAQTYAKDFYAKYGFVVEGDEFLEDGIPHLTMWRREAPRP, encoded by the coding sequence GTGGACGTGAGCACCGACACCCCGATCACCGAGACCACGTCGTTCCCCCTGTCCGTCGCCGGTGACGAGATCACGGCCGCCCAGCTGCACGGCATCCTCCGCTTGCGCGTGGACGTGTTCGTCGTCGAGCAGGATTGCGCGTATCACGAGATCGACGGACGCGACCTCCTGCCCGGCACCCGGCACCTCTGGATCGGCGGTTCGGTCGCCGTCGACTCGTATCTGCGGGTGTTGCAGGACGCCGGCGGAACCTTCCGCATCGGCCGGGTGTGCACGGCGGTCCGCTCACGCGGCAAGGGCCTCGCGGGACGCCTGATGGAGACCGCGCTCGCGGGGATCGGGGACGCGCCGTGTGTGCTCGACGCGCAGACGTACGCGAAGGACTTCTACGCCAAGTACGGCTTCGTCGTCGAAGGCGACGAGTTCCTGGAAGACGGCATCCCGCACCTCACGATGTGGCGCCGGGAGGCGCCGCGGCCGTGA
- a CDS encoding GNAT family N-acetyltransferase, with protein sequence MLRLAGARLLDDRDYPAVRAALATDPVGSCMVSARVETAGLDPWRLGGELWAADSRPVRAGRLQGLCFSGPNLIPLRGNASALRSFADRALRRQRSCSSLVGPAEQVLGLWDELEPEWGPAREVRHDQPLMALDGVPSVAADPLVRAVRPEELDRYLPAAIAMFVEEVGVDPRNGDGGAGYRARVAELIAGGRAFARFEDGEVVFKAEIGAMSSTVGQIQGVWVHPERRSGGLGTAGTASVVNRLVRGMGRTASLYVNAYNSPALAAYRKIGFQQVGQYATVLF encoded by the coding sequence GTGTTGCGGCTTGCAGGTGCACGGCTGCTCGATGATCGGGACTATCCCGCGGTCCGTGCCGCGCTCGCCACAGACCCGGTCGGCAGCTGCATGGTCAGTGCCAGGGTGGAGACCGCGGGTCTCGACCCCTGGCGGCTCGGTGGTGAGCTCTGGGCCGCCGATTCCCGTCCGGTCCGGGCGGGCAGGCTCCAGGGGTTGTGCTTCTCCGGGCCGAATCTGATCCCGTTGCGCGGCAACGCCTCCGCTTTGCGTTCCTTCGCCGATCGCGCCCTGCGCCGCCAGCGGAGCTGTTCGTCACTGGTCGGCCCGGCCGAGCAGGTGCTCGGGCTGTGGGACGAGCTCGAACCGGAATGGGGCCCCGCCCGCGAAGTCCGGCACGACCAGCCGCTCATGGCGCTCGACGGGGTCCCGTCCGTCGCCGCCGATCCGCTGGTCCGCGCGGTGCGCCCGGAAGAACTCGACAGGTATCTCCCGGCCGCGATCGCCATGTTCGTCGAAGAGGTCGGTGTCGACCCCCGCAACGGTGATGGTGGCGCCGGTTATCGCGCCCGCGTCGCGGAACTGATCGCCGGCGGCCGGGCGTTCGCGCGGTTCGAGGACGGCGAGGTCGTCTTCAAGGCCGAGATCGGCGCGATGTCCTCCACGGTCGGGCAGATCCAGGGGGTCTGGGTGCATCCCGAACGCCGGAGCGGCGGCCTCGGCACGGCGGGGACGGCGTCCGTGGTGAACCGGCTCGTCCGCGGGATGGGCCGCACCGCGAGCCTCTACGTCAACGCCTACAACAGCCCGGCGCTCGCCGCCTACCGGAAGATCGGCTTCCAGCAGGTCGGGCAGTACGCGACGGTTCTTTTCTAG
- the map gene encoding type I methionyl aminopeptidase, which produces MSVRSPLKPGVQTPRRVVPAGIARPEYVDRPSPKRDTGNGVRTPEVIEAMRVASRIAAQALEEGGKAVKPGATTDDIDKVIHEFLLDNHAYPSTLGYRAFPKSCCTSLNEVICHGIPDSTVIEDGDICNIDVTAFIGGVHGDTNATFLAGDVSEEARLLVERTREATMRAIKAVRPGRQLNVIGRVIEAYAKRFGYGVVRDFTGHGVGPAFHTPPTVLHYEEPSVDTIIEQGMTFTIEPMITLGTIDYDIWADDWTVTTKDKKWTAQFEHTLVVTEDGAEILTVP; this is translated from the coding sequence ATGTCCGTTCGCTCCCCCTTGAAGCCCGGCGTCCAGACGCCGAGGCGAGTCGTCCCCGCCGGCATCGCCCGTCCCGAATACGTCGACCGGCCGTCGCCGAAACGCGACACGGGCAACGGGGTCCGCACGCCCGAGGTGATCGAGGCGATGCGCGTCGCGAGCAGGATCGCGGCGCAGGCGCTCGAGGAGGGTGGCAAGGCCGTCAAACCCGGCGCCACCACCGACGACATCGACAAGGTGATCCACGAGTTCCTGCTGGACAACCACGCGTATCCGTCGACCCTCGGCTACCGCGCGTTCCCCAAGTCGTGCTGCACCTCGCTCAACGAGGTGATCTGCCACGGCATCCCGGACTCGACGGTGATCGAGGACGGCGACATCTGCAACATCGACGTCACCGCGTTCATCGGCGGCGTCCACGGCGACACCAACGCCACGTTCCTGGCGGGTGACGTCTCGGAGGAGGCGCGGCTGCTGGTCGAGCGCACGCGTGAGGCGACGATGCGCGCCATCAAGGCCGTTCGCCCCGGCAGGCAGCTCAACGTGATCGGCCGCGTCATCGAGGCGTACGCGAAGCGGTTCGGCTACGGCGTCGTCCGCGACTTCACCGGCCACGGCGTCGGCCCGGCGTTCCACACGCCGCCGACCGTCCTGCACTACGAGGAGCCGTCGGTGGACACGATCATCGAGCAGGGCATGACCTTCACGATCGAGCCGATGATCACCCTCGGCACCATCGACTACGACATCTGGGCCGACGACTGGACCGTCACCACCAAGGACAAGAAGTGGACGGCGCAATTCGAGCACACCCTCGTGGTGACCGAAGACGGCGCCGAAATCCTGACGGTGCCGTAG
- a CDS encoding mycothione reductase, translated as MPHYDLVIVGTGSGNSILDQRFADWNTAIVEKGTFGGTCLNVGCIPTKMFVHAANVAATPLSSAKFGVDEELTGIRWRDVRDRIFGRIDPIAAGGREYRVEHEDNKNVTVYEGEGRFTGHKELRVGYPDGRPAETITADRFVLAAGGRPVLPDIPGLAETGYHTSDTVMRLDELPSSIVILGGGYIAAEFAHVFASFGVNVTVINRSGTLLRSEDDDVSARFTELAAQRFDVRLDRKTVRARKTASGVALDLEGPEGAETVEADVLLVATGRKPNSDLLDVAATGVTTGERGHVVVDEYQQTVVDGIYALGDISSVLELKHVANHEQRVVQHNLLHPDERIEADHRFVPHAVFTSPQVASVGLTEREARERGVSYVTSHQDYAGIAYGWAMEDTTGFAKLLADPATGQLLGAHIIGPQSSSVIQPLIQAMSFGLDAKSMARGQYWIHPAMPELVENALLNLPLD; from the coding sequence GTGCCCCACTACGACCTGGTGATCGTCGGTACCGGATCGGGTAACTCGATCCTCGACCAGCGCTTCGCGGACTGGAACACGGCGATCGTGGAGAAGGGCACGTTCGGTGGCACCTGCCTGAACGTGGGCTGCATCCCGACGAAGATGTTCGTGCACGCCGCCAACGTCGCGGCCACCCCTCTTTCGTCGGCGAAGTTCGGCGTCGACGAGGAGCTGACCGGGATCCGCTGGCGCGACGTGCGCGACCGGATCTTCGGGCGGATCGACCCGATCGCCGCCGGTGGACGCGAGTACCGCGTCGAGCACGAGGACAACAAGAACGTCACCGTGTACGAGGGCGAAGGCCGTTTCACCGGGCACAAGGAGCTACGGGTCGGCTACCCCGACGGCCGCCCCGCCGAGACGATCACCGCCGACCGGTTCGTGCTGGCGGCGGGCGGGCGCCCGGTGCTCCCGGACATCCCCGGTCTCGCCGAAACCGGCTACCACACCTCCGACACGGTGATGCGGCTCGACGAACTGCCGTCGAGCATCGTGATCCTCGGCGGCGGGTACATCGCGGCCGAATTCGCGCACGTTTTCGCTTCGTTCGGGGTGAACGTGACCGTGATCAACCGGTCCGGCACGCTGCTGCGGTCCGAGGACGACGACGTCAGCGCCCGGTTCACCGAACTGGCCGCCCAGCGGTTCGACGTCCGGCTCGACCGGAAGACCGTCCGCGCGCGCAAGACCGCGTCAGGCGTCGCGCTGGACCTCGAAGGCCCGGAAGGCGCCGAGACCGTCGAAGCCGACGTGCTGCTGGTCGCCACCGGCCGCAAGCCGAACTCCGACCTCCTCGACGTCGCCGCCACCGGGGTCACCACCGGCGAGCGCGGGCACGTCGTGGTCGACGAATACCAGCAGACCGTGGTCGACGGGATCTACGCGCTCGGCGACATCTCGTCGGTGCTCGAACTGAAGCACGTCGCGAACCACGAGCAGCGCGTCGTGCAGCACAACCTGCTGCACCCGGACGAGCGGATCGAGGCCGACCACCGGTTCGTCCCGCACGCGGTGTTCACCTCGCCGCAGGTCGCGTCCGTCGGGCTGACCGAACGCGAGGCCCGCGAGCGCGGCGTCTCGTACGTGACGTCGCACCAGGATTACGCGGGCATCGCCTACGGATGGGCGATGGAGGACACCACCGGCTTCGCGAAGCTGCTCGCCGACCCGGCCACCGGGCAGCTGCTGGGCGCGCACATCATCGGCCCGCAGTCGTCTTCGGTGATCCAGCCGCTGATCCAGGCGATGAGCTTCGGGCTGGACGCGAAGAGCATGGCGCGCGGGCAGTACTGGATCCACCCGGCGATGCCGGAACTGGTCGAGAACGCGCTGCTGAACCTGCCGCTGGACTGA
- a CDS encoding penicillin-binding transpeptidase domain-containing protein, whose translation MPAGRRLAVVVLAGVVGLSAAGCGLFADSGPEEAVTGFLGGLSSGDVAAAASFTDSPDAARAVLEMARKALSPESIAVGDKQVRHASGADDGTATYQLTWNLPRGRAWTYKADAQVHSTQDGWKVRWLPTALHPQLAAQQSIALKADPPDLAPVLDRDGTPLLRPQTVVSVVLDPEKAGDLVAVSDKLGAALNRFEASVTGQSIRDGVKALKPGSGYPVVSLRAAGYQEVKPEIYDLPGVRFSQQERLLPDDKNFGKQVLPAVRSLVEDQVEGSAGWRVVTLDTGGGEIVDLHSETPEPAPAVVSTLSVKAQGSAERALAPVPTASALVAIQPSTGELLAVAQNAQADPQGALALTGRFPPGSTFKMATVVAALSAGSVRADSPVDCPGTATFENRTVPNEGKFSLGVVPLSTAFAKSCNTTFAKLSTDLPPAALTDAARDLGVGADFVIPGLTTITGSVPSANTVAQRAENGFGQGTVVTSPFGLAVATATVQSGKVPVPTLVRGMASTSSGLGKPIRPEVLDAVRGMMREVVTDGTATLLEPLPDVRGKTGTAQFGDGTRSHGWFVGYTGDLAFAVLTTDAGTSQPAVEAAQRFLTGLG comes from the coding sequence ATGCCAGCAGGTCGTCGTCTCGCCGTCGTCGTGCTCGCGGGGGTGGTGGGCCTCTCGGCCGCCGGGTGCGGGCTCTTCGCCGATTCCGGACCCGAAGAAGCCGTCACGGGTTTCCTCGGCGGGCTCTCCTCCGGTGACGTCGCCGCCGCGGCCTCCTTCACCGATTCGCCGGACGCCGCCCGCGCGGTATTGGAGATGGCGCGGAAAGCCCTTTCCCCCGAGTCGATCGCCGTCGGGGACAAGCAGGTCCGGCACGCGTCCGGGGCGGACGACGGCACGGCGACCTACCAGCTCACCTGGAACCTCCCGCGCGGCCGCGCCTGGACGTACAAGGCCGACGCGCAGGTCCATTCCACCCAGGACGGCTGGAAGGTGCGCTGGCTGCCCACCGCGCTCCATCCACAACTGGCCGCGCAGCAGAGCATCGCGTTGAAGGCCGACCCGCCGGACCTCGCGCCGGTGCTGGACCGCGACGGGACGCCGTTGCTGCGCCCGCAGACCGTCGTCAGCGTGGTGCTCGACCCGGAGAAGGCGGGAGACCTGGTGGCGGTCTCCGACAAACTCGGCGCGGCGCTCAACCGGTTCGAAGCGTCGGTGACCGGCCAGTCGATCCGCGACGGGGTGAAGGCGCTCAAGCCCGGTTCCGGCTACCCGGTGGTGAGTCTGCGGGCGGCCGGCTATCAAGAGGTGAAACCCGAGATCTACGACCTGCCCGGCGTCCGGTTCAGCCAGCAGGAAAGGCTGCTGCCCGACGACAAGAACTTCGGCAAGCAGGTGCTGCCCGCGGTCCGGTCGCTCGTCGAGGACCAGGTGGAGGGCTCGGCGGGCTGGCGCGTCGTCACGCTCGACACGGGCGGCGGCGAGATCGTCGACCTGCACTCCGAAACCCCCGAACCGGCGCCCGCGGTCGTCAGCACGCTCAGTGTGAAGGCCCAGGGTTCGGCGGAACGGGCGCTCGCCCCGGTTCCGACGGCCTCCGCGCTGGTCGCGATCCAGCCGTCGACGGGGGAACTGCTGGCGGTGGCGCAGAACGCCCAGGCCGACCCCCAGGGCGCGCTCGCGCTCACCGGCCGGTTCCCGCCGGGGTCGACGTTCAAGATGGCCACCGTCGTCGCGGCGCTGTCGGCGGGTTCGGTGCGGGCGGACAGCCCCGTCGACTGCCCCGGCACGGCCACCTTCGAGAACCGGACGGTGCCGAACGAGGGCAAGTTCTCCCTCGGGGTCGTCCCGCTGTCCACGGCGTTCGCCAAGTCCTGCAACACCACCTTCGCCAAGCTTTCGACCGATCTGCCGCCGGCCGCGCTGACCGACGCCGCGCGCGATCTCGGCGTCGGCGCCGATTTCGTGATCCCCGGCCTGACCACGATCACCGGCTCGGTGCCGTCGGCGAACACCGTCGCGCAGCGGGCGGAGAACGGTTTCGGTCAGGGGACCGTCGTGACGAGCCCCTTCGGCCTCGCCGTCGCCACCGCGACGGTCCAGTCCGGGAAGGTGCCGGTGCCGACGCTGGTGCGGGGGATGGCCTCGACGTCGTCCGGGCTCGGCAAACCGATCCGGCCGGAGGTGCTCGACGCGGTGCGCGGGATGATGCGCGAGGTCGTCACCGACGGTACGGCGACACTGCTCGAACCCTTGCCGGACGTGCGGGGCAAGACCGGGACGGCCCAGTTCGGCGACGGAACGCGTTCGCACGGCTGGTTCGTCGGCTACACCGGGGATCTGGCCTTCGCGGTGCTGACCACCGACGCGGGAACGTCCCAACCCGCGGTCGAAGCCGCCCAGCGCTTCCTGACGGGACTCGGTTAG
- a CDS encoding serine protease, translating into MPKKSRRALLLAVGAVLATAVMVPVAVTSASADDGAVNGPDSAAQPRIVGGGKASISQHPYAVYLADRGGNQYCGAVIVSSTTVATAAHCAVAVDRADVRVIAGREDKRTKDGVELRVSKMWVSPGYQGDPGKGDDIAVMTVSGQLPYRPAKVADNGSADLYSEGTKATVLGWGRIADGGARSDYLRSAVVPVVNDKTCRTAYSGYDPSDMVCAGYPEGGIDACQGDSGGPLMVGDTLIGIVSFGDGCAKPNKPGVYTRVSYFANEISQQNKRGLIG; encoded by the coding sequence ATGCCCAAGAAGTCACGTCGCGCCCTGCTGCTCGCGGTCGGAGCGGTCCTCGCGACGGCCGTGATGGTCCCGGTCGCGGTCACCAGCGCGTCGGCGGACGACGGCGCGGTGAACGGACCGGACAGCGCCGCGCAGCCGAGGATCGTCGGCGGCGGCAAGGCGTCGATCTCGCAGCACCCGTACGCGGTCTACTTGGCCGATCGCGGCGGCAACCAGTACTGCGGTGCCGTGATCGTCAGCTCCACGACGGTCGCGACGGCGGCGCACTGCGCGGTCGCGGTCGACCGTGCCGACGTCCGGGTGATCGCCGGACGCGAGGACAAACGCACGAAGGACGGCGTGGAGCTGCGTGTTTCGAAGATGTGGGTCAGTCCCGGCTACCAGGGAGACCCCGGCAAGGGTGACGACATCGCGGTGATGACGGTCAGCGGTCAGCTGCCGTACCGGCCCGCGAAGGTCGCCGACAACGGCAGTGCCGACCTGTACAGCGAAGGCACGAAAGCGACCGTGCTCGGCTGGGGCCGCATCGCCGACGGCGGCGCGCGGTCGGACTACCTGCGCAGCGCGGTCGTCCCGGTGGTCAACGACAAGACCTGCCGCACCGCGTACTCGGGCTACGACCCGAGCGACATGGTGTGCGCCGGTTACCCCGAAGGCGGGATCGACGCCTGCCAGGGTGATTCGGGCGGACCGCTGATGGTGGGCGACACCCTGATCGGGATCGTGTCGTTCGGCGATGGCTGTGCGAAGCCGAACAAGCCGGGCGTCTACACCCGTGTCTCGTACTTCGCGAACGAGATCTCCCAGCAGAACAAGCGCGGGCTGATCGGCTGA
- the ispG gene encoding flavodoxin-dependent (E)-4-hydroxy-3-methylbut-2-enyl-diphosphate synthase: MTVALGMPALPPPVLSERRKTRQLQVGPVGVGSEHPISVQSMTTTLTSDVNATLQQIAELTAAGCDIVRVACPSADDAEALPAIARKSQIPVIADIHFQPKYVFAAIEAGCAAVRVNPGNIRKFDDQVKEIARAARDHGTPIRIGVNAGSLDKRIMDKYGKATPEALAESALWEASLFAEHDFHDVKISVKHNDPVVMVRAYELLAEQCDYPLHLGVTEAGPAFQGTIKSAVAFGALLRQGIGDTIRVSLSAPPVEEVKVGIQILQSLNLKERKLEIVSCPSCGRAQVDVYTLAEQVTAGLEGMEVPLRVAVMGCVVNGPGEAREADLGVASGNGKGQIFVKGEVIKTVPEHAIVETLIEEAMRIAEESGQTIGAGEPTVTVG, translated from the coding sequence GTGACTGTCGCTCTAGGTATGCCAGCGCTTCCTCCTCCCGTCCTCTCCGAGCGTCGCAAGACCCGACAGCTGCAGGTCGGGCCGGTCGGTGTGGGGAGTGAGCACCCGATTTCGGTGCAGTCGATGACCACTACGCTCACCTCTGATGTCAACGCGACTTTGCAGCAGATCGCGGAGTTGACCGCCGCGGGTTGTGACATCGTGCGGGTGGCGTGCCCGTCGGCGGATGACGCGGAGGCGTTGCCCGCGATCGCGCGGAAGTCGCAGATCCCGGTGATCGCGGACATCCATTTCCAGCCGAAGTACGTGTTCGCCGCGATCGAGGCGGGTTGTGCGGCGGTCCGGGTGAATCCTGGCAACATCCGCAAGTTCGACGATCAGGTCAAGGAGATCGCGCGGGCGGCGAGGGATCACGGCACGCCGATCCGGATCGGGGTCAACGCGGGTTCGCTGGACAAGCGGATCATGGACAAGTACGGCAAGGCGACCCCGGAGGCGCTGGCCGAGTCGGCGTTGTGGGAGGCGTCGCTGTTCGCCGAGCACGACTTCCACGACGTGAAGATCTCCGTGAAGCACAACGACCCGGTGGTCATGGTGCGGGCCTATGAGCTCCTGGCCGAGCAGTGCGACTACCCGCTGCACCTCGGTGTCACGGAGGCGGGCCCGGCGTTCCAGGGCACCATCAAATCGGCTGTGGCCTTCGGTGCGTTGCTGCGGCAGGGCATCGGCGACACCATCCGGGTCTCGCTGTCGGCGCCGCCGGTGGAAGAGGTCAAGGTCGGGATCCAGATCCTGCAGTCGCTCAACCTCAAGGAGCGCAAGCTCGAGATCGTGTCCTGCCCCTCGTGCGGCCGGGCGCAGGTGGACGTCTACACCCTCGCCGAGCAGGTCACCGCCGGGCTGGAGGGCATGGAGGTCCCGCTGCGCGTCGCGGTCATGGGCTGCGTCGTCAACGGACCCGGCGAGGCGCGCGAGGCCGACCTCGGTGTCGCCTCGGGCAACGGCAAGGGCCAGATCTTCGTCAAGGGCGAGGTCATCAAGACCGTCCCCGAACACGCCATCGTCGAAACACTGATCGAAGAAGCCATGCGCATCGCCGAGGAGTCGGGCCAGACGATCGGCGCGGGCGAGCCCACCGTCACCGTCGGCTGA